A portion of the Coriobacteriia bacterium genome contains these proteins:
- a CDS encoding polysaccharide biosynthesis protein: MNIGADKSLSIRANMIWNAAGSLVYMAAQWLITVLVVRLSTGYDAAGLLALGMAVSNIFSPIGYYKIRTYQVSDLDEEFTFAQYLGFRIITVALAIGVMFVYCFLTCPASAWLTVILYGFFSLGPVFVDVLHGEEQRESRMDVIGISFILRGILLLVAFIAGMVLFNSLDIALILMTVSTYLVIALFDGTAFMKVTRKPLKPAFDATAIRSLFVKCLPLVVASFFCWAVPAVPRQALNDVMGEWFLGIYSSVAAPVLIVQMCAQYIYAPLLTRFAEYLKAGDMRGFLRLVFKVSLAIFALALAFGLLFALVGEPVLVLIFGSSIAPYAYLIVPLVLCTVMTAYVWFLGDVLITMRRNRENLAGYAISFALVLVSMYPMIHAFEMNGVSFAIMLAYGMSILFFLGCMLLDAKKRSTVPGE, from the coding sequence ATGAACATAGGTGCTGACAAATCGCTCTCGATTCGCGCGAACATGATTTGGAACGCCGCGGGCTCGCTTGTCTACATGGCGGCGCAGTGGCTGATCACGGTTCTCGTCGTGCGCTTGTCAACGGGCTATGATGCCGCGGGTTTGCTTGCCCTTGGCATGGCCGTTTCGAACATCTTCTCGCCCATCGGCTACTACAAGATTCGCACCTATCAAGTCTCCGATCTGGACGAGGAATTCACCTTTGCGCAGTACCTTGGCTTCAGGATCATCACGGTTGCCCTGGCCATTGGCGTCATGTTCGTCTACTGCTTCTTGACCTGCCCGGCTAGCGCATGGCTGACGGTCATCCTGTACGGCTTCTTCTCGCTCGGCCCCGTGTTCGTGGACGTACTGCATGGCGAGGAGCAACGTGAGTCGCGCATGGACGTTATCGGCATCTCGTTCATCCTGCGTGGCATTCTCTTGCTCGTCGCATTCATCGCGGGCATGGTGCTCTTCAACTCCCTCGACATCGCGCTCATCCTCATGACGGTGAGCACCTATCTCGTCATCGCGCTCTTCGACGGCACGGCCTTCATGAAGGTCACGCGCAAGCCCCTCAAGCCTGCCTTCGATGCCACGGCGATACGCTCGCTTTTCGTGAAATGCCTACCGCTTGTCGTCGCGTCCTTCTTCTGTTGGGCTGTCCCTGCTGTGCCGCGTCAGGCGCTCAATGACGTGATGGGGGAGTGGTTTCTCGGCATCTATTCGTCGGTGGCCGCGCCCGTGCTCATCGTGCAGATGTGTGCGCAATACATTTACGCACCCCTCCTGACGCGTTTCGCCGAGTATCTCAAGGCGGGTGACATGCGTGGTTTCCTCAGGCTCGTCTTCAAGGTCTCGTTAGCCATCTTCGCGCTTGCGCTTGCCTTCGGATTGCTCTTCGCGCTCGTGGGCGAGCCTGTGCTCGTGCTCATCTTTGGCTCGAGCATCGCGCCCTACGCGTACCTGATCGTGCCGCTCGTGCTTTGCACGGTCATGACCGCCTACGTCTGGTTTTTGGGTGACGTGCTCATCACGATGCGCCGCAATCGGGAGAATCTTGCCGGCTACGCCATCTCGTTCGCGCTTGTTCTCGTGAGCATGTACCCCATGATTCACGCGTTCGAGATGAACGGCGTGAGCTTCGCCATCATGCTCGCTTATGGCATGTCGATACTGTTTTTCCTCGGATGCATGCTGCTTGACGCGAAAAAGCGCTCGACTGTACCTGGCGAGTAG